Proteins from a single region of Abyssalbus ytuae:
- a CDS encoding DUF1801 domain-containing protein has product MKYQASSPDEYISQLPEERKEAVSKIRQTIINNLPNGFKEEMSYGMIGYVVPHSLYPKGYHCDPKLPLPFMNIASQKNFIALYSSSVYAKKEIQNWFVNEYPKHCKTKLDMGKSCIRFKKMNDIPYSLIGELAKKMTVEEWIKIYEQTIKKDK; this is encoded by the coding sequence ATGAAATACCAGGCCAGTTCACCTGATGAGTATATTTCCCAACTACCTGAAGAGAGAAAAGAAGCGGTTTCTAAAATAAGACAAACCATAATTAACAATCTCCCAAACGGGTTTAAAGAAGAAATGAGTTACGGAATGATTGGGTATGTTGTGCCCCATTCCCTTTATCCAAAAGGATACCACTGTGACCCGAAATTACCTTTACCCTTCATGAATATTGCCTCTCAAAAAAACTTTATCGCACTATACAGCAGCAGTGTTTATGCAAAAAAAGAAATTCAAAACTGGTTTGTAAATGAATATCCCAAACACTGTAAAACAAAACTCGATATGGGCAAAAGCTGCATCCGGTTTAAAAAAATGAATGATATACCCTACTCCCTAATTGGCGAACTGGCTAAAAAGATGACGGTAGAAGAATGGATAAAAATATATGAACAAACTATAAAAAAAGACAAATAA
- a CDS encoding arsenate reductase ArsC, producing MKNVLVLCTGNSCRSQMAHGYLKHFAGSKAKIYSAGIETHGLNPGAVAIMQEDGIDITEYTSNNVNEYMDIDFDYIITVCDHANENCPYIPSKNAVRLHHNFSDPSKVTGSEEEIFEAFENTRNGIKAYCKAFVKEHLSKKAVL from the coding sequence ATGAAAAACGTACTGGTTCTTTGTACAGGAAACTCATGCAGAAGCCAAATGGCTCATGGCTATTTAAAACATTTTGCAGGTAGTAAGGCAAAAATTTATAGTGCAGGAATTGAAACTCACGGGCTCAATCCCGGAGCTGTGGCAATTATGCAGGAGGATGGTATAGACATCACGGAGTACACCTCCAATAATGTAAATGAGTATATGGACATTGATTTTGATTATATAATTACCGTATGTGACCATGCCAATGAAAATTGCCCGTATATACCGTCTAAAAATGCTGTAAGGCTTCACCATAATTTTTCTGACCCTTCAAAAGTCACAGGCAGTGAAGAAGAGATTTTTGAAGCTTTTGAGAATACCAGAAACGGAATTAAAGCTTATTGTAAAGCATTTGTTAAAGAGCATCTATCAAAAAAAGCGGTTTTATAA
- a CDS encoding Rab family GTPase: protein MMKISKKIVLLGYFGVGKSSLIRRFVENVFSEDYKVTIGVHILKKEIQINNNENISLIIWDLEGSDNFEKIRESYLLGSHSFIYVFDVTRPSTFQNMNNDIELIKVKYPNVLLQVIGNKVDLVDLKTLQKKLKDNQIPYDYLTSAKTGDNVNHAFEFIAHQLIK, encoded by the coding sequence ATGATGAAAATATCTAAAAAGATTGTTTTACTGGGTTATTTTGGTGTCGGAAAATCTTCTTTAATCAGGCGATTTGTAGAAAACGTATTTTCTGAAGATTACAAAGTAACCATCGGGGTACATATTCTTAAAAAAGAAATACAAATTAATAACAATGAAAACATCTCATTAATTATATGGGATTTGGAAGGATCGGATAATTTTGAAAAAATAAGAGAATCATATCTGCTTGGATCTCACAGTTTTATATACGTGTTTGATGTAACAAGACCCTCTACTTTTCAAAATATGAATAATGATATTGAACTTATAAAGGTTAAATATCCTAATGTGTTATTGCAGGTAATCGGAAATAAAGTAGACTTGGTCGATTTGAAAACTTTACAGAAAAAGCTGAAGGACAACCAAATACCTTATGACTACCTTACTAGTGCTAAAACGGGCGATAATGTTAATCATGCTTTTGAATTTATTGCCCATCAACTAATTAAGTAA
- a CDS encoding GNAT family N-acyltransferase → MGLVTAKEVASAINLSKYGFIGTFIGWIIMKVLKISTLNKVYNKHQDKENLHFLNSILNEFEIKFEIPEEDLKRLPKAGAYITISNHPLGGIDGILLLKLLLEKRSDFKIIANFLLHRIKPLIPYIMPVNPFEEHKDAKNSIMGFKQALSHLREGHPLGIFPAGEVSTYKDGKLIVDRPWEEAAMKLIKKAEVPVVPIYFHAKNSKLFYRLSKISDTFRTAKLPSELLTQRNRLIKVRIGKPISVEAQKEQESLAEFTDFLRKKTYMLANPFEKESILQKVPTSLKLNKAPKKIITSVDKNLMDAEVEALRKSECRLLESKNYEVFLAPAQLMPNILQEIGRLREITFREIGEGTNQAIDLDEFDKYYHHMFLWDNEEKKVVGAYRMGLGAQIFDKYGIDGFYLQDLFRFEPELYKMMGESIEMGRAFIISEYQQKPMPLFLLWKGIVHTTLRYPEHNYLIGGVSISNQFSNFSKSLMIEFMKSHYWDPYVAQYVRPKKEFKVKLKDADKDFIFDETEADLNKFDKLIDEVEPGNLRLPVLIKKYIKQNAKVVAFNVDPLFNNSVDGLMYIRIADLPESTVKPVMEEFQAELERKFMNGNGMTPVTE, encoded by the coding sequence ATGGGTTTAGTAACGGCTAAAGAAGTAGCAAGCGCTATTAATCTGAGTAAATACGGTTTTATAGGAACTTTCATAGGATGGATAATTATGAAAGTTTTAAAAATTTCTACTCTCAACAAAGTATATAATAAACATCAGGATAAAGAAAACTTACATTTTTTAAATTCTATATTGAATGAGTTTGAAATTAAGTTTGAAATACCTGAAGAGGATTTAAAGCGATTGCCCAAAGCGGGCGCTTATATTACTATTTCCAATCACCCGTTGGGTGGTATTGACGGAATTTTACTTTTAAAACTTTTATTGGAGAAGCGTTCGGATTTTAAAATAATAGCCAATTTTTTACTCCATAGAATAAAGCCTCTAATACCTTATATAATGCCTGTTAATCCTTTTGAAGAACATAAAGATGCCAAAAACAGCATTATGGGTTTTAAGCAGGCACTATCCCATTTAAGAGAAGGTCACCCGCTGGGCATATTCCCTGCCGGTGAGGTTTCGACTTATAAAGATGGTAAATTAATAGTAGACAGGCCATGGGAAGAGGCAGCAATGAAGCTTATAAAAAAAGCAGAAGTTCCTGTAGTGCCTATTTATTTTCATGCCAAAAATAGCAAGTTGTTTTACCGGTTATCAAAAATCAGTGATACCTTCAGAACTGCCAAATTACCTTCTGAATTGTTAACGCAACGAAACAGGCTGATTAAAGTAAGAATAGGAAAACCTATCTCTGTTGAAGCTCAGAAAGAACAGGAGAGCCTGGCAGAGTTTACCGATTTTTTAAGAAAAAAAACTTATATGCTGGCAAATCCTTTCGAAAAGGAAAGTATATTGCAAAAGGTACCTACTTCATTAAAACTTAATAAGGCCCCAAAAAAAATTATTACTTCTGTAGACAAAAATCTTATGGATGCCGAAGTTGAGGCATTAAGAAAAAGTGAATGCCGGTTGCTTGAAAGTAAAAATTACGAAGTTTTTTTAGCACCTGCTCAATTAATGCCCAATATTTTACAGGAAATAGGAAGATTAAGGGAAATAACTTTTAGAGAAATAGGCGAAGGCACAAATCAGGCAATCGATTTAGATGAGTTTGATAAATATTATCATCATATGTTTTTGTGGGATAATGAAGAAAAAAAGGTGGTAGGTGCGTATAGAATGGGACTAGGGGCCCAGATTTTTGACAAATACGGTATTGATGGTTTTTATCTTCAGGACTTGTTCCGGTTTGAACCGGAGCTTTATAAAATGATGGGTGAAAGTATTGAAATGGGAAGAGCTTTTATTATAAGTGAGTATCAGCAAAAACCTATGCCTTTATTTTTACTTTGGAAAGGGATTGTTCATACCACCTTGCGTTACCCCGAACATAACTATTTAATAGGTGGAGTAAGCATTAGTAACCAGTTCTCCAATTTTTCAAAATCATTGATGATTGAGTTCATGAAATCCCATTATTGGGATCCTTATGTAGCACAATATGTGAGGCCAAAGAAAGAATTTAAGGTAAAGTTGAAGGATGCTGATAAGGATTTCATTTTTGATGAAACTGAAGCTGATTTGAATAAATTTGACAAGTTAATAGACGAAGTAGAACCAGGCAACCTGAGATTACCCGTACTTATAAAAAAGTACATAAAGCAAAATGCAAAAGTGGTAGCTTTTAATGTAGATCCATTATTTAACAATTCGGTAGATGGATTAATGTATATACGAATTGCCGATTTGCCTGAGAGTACCGTAAAACCTGTTATGGAAGAATTTCAGGCAGAACTGGAAAGAAAGTTTATGAACGGAAACGGCATGACTCCGGTGACAGAATAA
- a CDS encoding ArsR/SmtB family transcription factor, with amino-acid sequence MGITKTQIFTSQQNELATLFKVLGHPARVAILQHISKQNACICNDLVQEIGLAQATISQHLKELKNIGLIKGEIDGKSMCYCIDTVKWNEIQNELNIFFNKTKYNCC; translated from the coding sequence ATGGGAATTACTAAAACACAAATTTTCACCTCACAACAAAATGAACTGGCTACCCTGTTTAAAGTTTTGGGGCATCCTGCACGGGTGGCCATACTACAGCATATAAGCAAACAAAATGCTTGTATATGTAATGATCTGGTACAAGAAATAGGATTGGCACAAGCCACTATTTCGCAGCATTTAAAAGAATTAAAAAACATTGGTTTAATAAAGGGCGAAATTGACGGAAAAAGTATGTGTTATTGTATCGATACCGTTAAATGGAACGAAATTCAAAATGAACTGAATATATTTTTCAATAAAACTAAGTATAACTGTTGCTAA
- a CDS encoding TerB family tellurite resistance protein, whose translation MSISDLYSSGFRERNRDHFASIVRVAMSDGTINEMEKEFLDRLAKNLDISEEEYEKIVENPSAYPINPPVLYESRLERLYDICKMVYSDHIADNDEMNLMMKLGVGLGFTPGNVEFIVKKAMYLLNLGVDIETFKEEIKHMNR comes from the coding sequence ATGTCAATTTCAGATTTATATTCAAGCGGGTTTAGAGAGCGTAATAGAGATCATTTTGCATCGATAGTAAGAGTTGCAATGTCTGACGGGACTATTAATGAAATGGAAAAAGAATTTTTAGACCGATTAGCTAAAAACCTTGATATTTCAGAAGAAGAATATGAAAAAATAGTAGAAAATCCGTCTGCTTATCCTATTAATCCGCCTGTATTGTACGAGTCCCGTTTAGAGAGGTTATACGATATATGTAAAATGGTCTATTCTGATCATATTGCCGATAATGACGAAATGAATTTGATGATGAAATTAGGGGTAGGATTAGGGTTTACGCCGGGTAATGTTGAATTTATTGTGAAAAAGGCAATGTATTTACTTAATCTGGGAGTTGATATAGAGACTTTTAAGGAGGAAATTAAGCATATGAACCGATAA
- a CDS encoding GNAT family N-acetyltransferase: MKIRPLLEKDWDSVAKIYSEGIATGIATFETDVPDWEHWNKTHMDSCRIVAGNNDEIWGWAALTPVSGRCVYAGVAEVSVYVSNKHHGKGVGTALLKNLISLSEKEGIWTLQSGIFTENTASLKLHQKAGFRMIGLREKIGRLKGVWKDNYILERRSKIVGIN; the protein is encoded by the coding sequence ATGAAAATCAGGCCTTTACTTGAAAAAGATTGGGACAGTGTGGCAAAAATATATTCCGAAGGAATTGCTACAGGTATTGCAACCTTTGAAACCGATGTGCCGGATTGGGAGCACTGGAATAAAACACACATGGATTCTTGCAGAATTGTTGCAGGGAATAATGATGAAATCTGGGGTTGGGCAGCATTAACTCCTGTTTCGGGAAGGTGTGTATATGCAGGAGTTGCGGAAGTTAGTGTATATGTATCAAACAAGCATCACGGAAAAGGGGTGGGTACAGCCTTACTTAAAAATCTCATAAGTTTAAGTGAAAAAGAAGGAATATGGACGTTACAGTCAGGAATTTTTACAGAAAATACAGCAAGCCTTAAATTACATCAAAAAGCAGGTTTCAGAATGATAGGGCTACGGGAAAAAATTGGTCGTCTTAAGGGTGTTTGGAAAGACAACTACATATTGGAAAGAAGAAGTAAAATTGTTGGTATTAATTAA
- a CDS encoding GNAT family N-acetyltransferase, with protein MNFIIRKAIKDDMGRVLELIKQLAVFEREPQAVIITAEDLENDGFGENPLFQCFVAEANSQIVGIALFYPRYSTWKGKTIHLEDLIVDETMRGKGIGNALFEEVIKYGHSLGVKRIEWNVLDWNEPAINFYESKGAIVLRDWDVAQLNENGIKNFIANL; from the coding sequence ATGAATTTTATAATCAGAAAGGCAATAAAAGATGATATGGGCAGGGTTTTAGAGCTTATAAAACAACTGGCTGTTTTTGAGCGGGAACCTCAAGCTGTAATTATTACTGCTGAAGATTTGGAGAATGATGGCTTTGGTGAAAACCCTCTTTTTCAATGTTTTGTGGCTGAAGCTAATTCTCAGATTGTAGGGATAGCTCTTTTTTATCCCCGGTATTCAACCTGGAAGGGAAAAACAATTCATCTGGAAGATTTAATTGTAGATGAAACTATGAGGGGCAAAGGAATTGGAAATGCATTATTTGAAGAGGTTATTAAATATGGACACAGCCTTGGGGTAAAAAGAATAGAGTGGAATGTGCTGGACTGGAATGAGCCTGCCATAAATTTTTATGAAAGCAAAGGGGCTATTGTTTTAAGAGATTGGGATGTAGCACAGCTGAATGAAAACGGAATAAAAAATTTTATAGCGAATTTATAA
- a CDS encoding TM2 domain-containing protein codes for MSEDKDLGDKAKDALGDAKEKAKETYEDVKEEAKEFAEEAKETAKEFTQGAKEAFNSQDNKKIMAGILAILLGALGIHKFILGYNKEGIIMLLITVVLGFLTCGIGASAMGIVGLIEGIIYLTKSDAEFYNTYQVGKKPWF; via the coding sequence ATGAGTGAAGATAAAGATTTGGGCGATAAAGCTAAAGACGCATTAGGCGATGCCAAAGAAAAAGCCAAAGAAACTTATGAAGACGTAAAAGAGGAAGCCAAAGAATTTGCCGAAGAAGCTAAAGAAACGGCAAAAGAGTTTACCCAGGGGGCCAAAGAAGCTTTCAATTCCCAGGACAACAAAAAGATAATGGCAGGTATCTTAGCTATACTTTTAGGAGCTCTTGGTATACATAAATTCATATTAGGCTACAACAAAGAAGGTATTATTATGCTTCTTATTACTGTTGTATTAGGTTTTCTTACCTGTGGAATAGGTGCCTCGGCAATGGGTATAGTTGGCCTTATTGAGGGCATTATTTACCTTACTAAATCCGATGCTGAATTTTATAATACTTACCAGGTAGGTAAAAAACCCTGGTTCTAA
- a CDS encoding cell envelope biogenesis protein OmpA, which translates to MDENDKLNILKEILLTDEREYAYNISKKIEILEKTLNERKLLSQKVDPIVDGKIDSFVENIPKTLGPTITETLKQEIKNSKDQVVEALYPIMGKMIKKYIQQEINLLSDKINQQVENSFSAKSWKRRFTSWFTGVKEEDIIISELNKAEVLQVLIIDKNSGLLIGSYEKVATIDKDMISGMLTAIKHFIEDAFQNKDQSLELIEYELYNIHIQNFISYYIAVAISGNYTTEFKNKLQDIIFDFSQNYLKLFPDPSKIEEDVLVKELSHYFNDENI; encoded by the coding sequence ATGGATGAAAATGATAAATTAAACATATTAAAAGAAATTTTACTTACTGATGAAAGGGAGTATGCATATAATATTTCAAAAAAAATTGAAATCCTTGAAAAAACCCTGAACGAACGTAAACTTCTTTCACAAAAAGTTGATCCCATTGTTGATGGTAAAATAGACTCCTTTGTCGAAAATATTCCAAAAACCCTGGGACCTACCATTACAGAAACCCTGAAACAGGAAATAAAAAATTCCAAAGACCAGGTGGTGGAAGCTTTATATCCTATTATGGGTAAAATGATAAAAAAATACATCCAGCAGGAAATAAACCTTTTATCAGATAAAATCAACCAACAGGTGGAAAACAGTTTTTCAGCAAAAAGCTGGAAAAGACGCTTTACATCATGGTTTACAGGAGTTAAGGAAGAAGATATTATTATAAGCGAATTAAACAAAGCCGAAGTTTTACAAGTACTTATTATTGATAAAAATTCAGGCCTACTTATTGGAAGTTATGAAAAAGTAGCTACCATTGATAAGGATATGATTTCCGGAATGTTAACCGCTATTAAACATTTTATAGAAGATGCATTTCAAAATAAAGACCAAAGCTTAGAGCTTATAGAATATGAATTATACAATATTCACATACAAAACTTTATTTCTTATTACATAGCAGTGGCAATTTCCGGAAATTACACTACAGAATTTAAAAATAAGCTACAAGATATTATCTTTGACTTTTCACAAAACTATTTAAAGCTCTTTCCCGACCCCTCAAAAATAGAAGAGGACGTACTGGTAAAAGAGCTATCACACTATTTCAATGATGAAAATATCTAA
- a CDS encoding ATP-binding response regulator yields MLKNLRNKYVACNIQLILVDKNGIIAESDNNLITLKEGSSIFDLHPFFFSLESLFLSPEKEYTFTCVHLDFLGSDKIYDINVHARVNGNKSLIILNDLSEHYFTYQSLAQTKNESIINEELVTLKNIQLQEREKFKDEFIANFSHEIRNPLTSILSFTHLLQKTQLDSNQQEYLKLINNSNNHLKLLLEDILSINKIESGNLKIHQQIFDLRDTINLLTLTYNIKAKEKGLSFNVEFDEKIPEKVEGDALRINQVLVNLLENAIKFTKKGKIKLNVSMLTKRANKVMVRFEIADTGIGIPEDKTDEIFNRFIQIHENERYKGTGLGLTIVKRLLELMDGNIQVESKEGEGSRFYFDLMLKFPLHSQLKEEEEKERSKSKIKKEIIFPEKKKKYSVLLVDNDQVNQMLILKILSSTKKFFLDIHNSAEGVIEDLMTNEYDLILMDIKLPDIEGHILTQMIRDLPFKEVKKIPVIGLTGSAFPEEIKKYKKAGMNDIIQKPFDEYTLLKKIASRLK; encoded by the coding sequence ATGTTAAAGAATCTCCGAAACAAATATGTAGCATGTAATATTCAATTAATTTTAGTTGATAAAAACGGAATAATTGCAGAAAGTGACAACAATCTTATAACTTTAAAAGAGGGAAGTAGTATTTTTGATTTACACCCTTTTTTCTTTTCCTTAGAATCACTTTTTTTATCTCCTGAAAAAGAGTATACATTTACCTGTGTTCATCTGGATTTTTTGGGTTCCGATAAAATATATGACATAAATGTTCATGCACGGGTTAACGGCAATAAAAGTCTCATCATTCTTAATGATCTTTCCGAGCATTATTTTACCTACCAGTCTCTCGCCCAAACCAAAAACGAATCCATTATAAATGAAGAACTGGTTACTTTAAAAAATATTCAATTGCAGGAAAGGGAAAAGTTTAAAGATGAATTCATTGCTAATTTCAGCCACGAAATCAGAAATCCGTTAACTTCCATTTTATCATTTACCCACCTGCTGCAAAAAACACAACTGGACTCCAACCAACAGGAATACCTCAAACTCATTAACAACTCCAATAACCACCTCAAATTATTGCTCGAAGATATATTAAGCATCAACAAAATTGAATCGGGTAACCTTAAAATTCACCAGCAAATTTTTGATTTGAGGGACACCATCAATTTACTAACACTTACCTATAATATAAAAGCCAAAGAAAAAGGACTCAGTTTTAACGTAGAGTTTGATGAGAAAATACCCGAAAAGGTTGAAGGAGATGCTTTAAGAATTAACCAGGTATTGGTTAACCTGTTGGAAAATGCTATAAAATTCACAAAAAAAGGAAAAATAAAATTAAATGTGAGCATGCTCACCAAGCGGGCCAATAAAGTAATGGTAAGGTTTGAAATAGCTGATACCGGAATTGGAATACCTGAAGATAAAACAGATGAAATTTTTAACAGGTTTATTCAAATACACGAAAATGAACGATATAAAGGCACCGGCCTGGGGCTAACCATAGTAAAACGCCTTTTGGAACTTATGGATGGCAACATTCAGGTTGAAAGCAAAGAAGGTGAAGGAAGCAGGTTTTACTTTGATTTGATGCTAAAATTCCCCCTCCACTCTCAACTCAAAGAAGAAGAAGAAAAGGAAAGAAGCAAATCAAAAATTAAAAAAGAGATCATTTTTCCCGAGAAGAAAAAAAAGTATTCCGTATTACTTGTTGATAACGACCAGGTAAACCAAATGCTGATCCTTAAGATATTATCATCAACCAAAAAATTCTTTTTAGACATTCACAATAGTGCAGAAGGAGTAATTGAAGATTTGATGACAAACGAATACGATCTTATTTTAATGGACATTAAATTACCCGATATTGAGGGGCATATTTTAACTCAAATGATTAGAGACCTGCCATTTAAAGAAGTGAAAAAAATACCCGTTATCGGATTAACAGGAAGTGCTTTTCCGGAAGAAATAAAAAAATACAAAAAGGCCGGTATGAATGATATTATTCAAAAACCTTTTGACGAATATACTTTGTTAAAAAAGATTGCCAGCCGTTTAAAATAA
- a CDS encoding fructose 1,6-bisphosphatase, whose translation MSKKEITNPPENGQAHDASSKIEVIKELLFGENIQEYKSEFDKIKEDILKKKNELNNLIEEARGELTQNIDNLSTDLNIRITELENKITDRTDDLDEAKVDRKLLGKLLMDLGEKISAKG comes from the coding sequence ATGTCAAAAAAAGAAATTACAAATCCTCCTGAAAACGGACAGGCTCATGATGCTTCTTCAAAAATTGAAGTGATTAAAGAATTACTATTTGGTGAAAACATACAGGAATACAAATCAGAGTTTGATAAGATTAAAGAAGATATTCTCAAAAAGAAAAACGAATTAAACAATCTTATTGAAGAAGCAAGAGGCGAGCTTACACAAAATATAGATAATTTAAGTACCGATTTAAATATCAGGATTACTGAATTGGAAAATAAAATAACCGACAGAACTGATGATCTTGATGAAGCAAAAGTAGACAGAAAATTATTAGGGAAACTTTTGATGGATTTAGGTGAAAAAATAAGCGCCAAAGGCTAA
- a CDS encoding VOC family protein, whose product MKKRVTGIGGFFFKSKNPAEIKEWYKKHLGLPVDKYGCTFTWRKDENPNEKALTQWSPFKEDTDYFEPSKKQFMMNFRVENLEQLLKTLKEEGVTIIGKTEEYSYGKFGWIIDPEGNKIELWEPIDSELL is encoded by the coding sequence ATGAAAAAAAGAGTAACAGGAATCGGAGGATTCTTTTTTAAATCAAAAAACCCTGCAGAAATTAAAGAATGGTATAAAAAACATTTAGGATTACCCGTTGATAAATACGGATGTACATTTACATGGAGAAAAGACGAAAACCCAAATGAAAAAGCCCTCACCCAGTGGAGTCCTTTTAAAGAAGATACTGACTATTTTGAACCCAGCAAAAAACAGTTTATGATGAATTTCAGGGTAGAAAACCTCGAGCAGCTACTTAAAACCCTGAAAGAAGAAGGAGTAACAATTATAGGTAAAACAGAAGAATATAGTTACGGAAAGTTTGGGTGGATAATAGATCCCGAAGGAAACAAAATTGAGTTATGGGAACCAATTGACAGTGAGTTATTGTGA
- a CDS encoding aspartate kinase: MRIFKFGGASVKDAEGVKNVVNVLKTVGYENTLLVVSAMGKTTNGMENVIKNYFSDKAKLSDSIKEMEDYHNNILNDLFENKQHPIFNKIKIFFDELKGFFDRNKSPKYNFVYDQIVSYGELISTTIISAYLNEVGLKNEWLDVRKFIKTDHKYRDANVNWELTQQKISSEVNRESLNITQGFLGSDENNFTTTLGREGSDYTAAIFAYCLNAQSVTIWKDVPGVLNADPRYFEETSLLNQISYREAIELAFYGASVIHPKTLQPLQRKEIPLHVKSFINPEAAGTIVKKGEGIQPNVPCYIVKKDQVLIQLSSLDFSFIVEENISEIFKLLHDYRMKVDLIQNSAISFSVCVDNKFNNLDTLLNVLKSKFKVTHYEGVSLYTVRHFNEKAVEFIQNGHEVLLEQRTKETLQLVVK, from the coding sequence ATGAGAATTTTTAAGTTTGGTGGGGCATCGGTTAAAGATGCCGAAGGGGTCAAAAACGTTGTAAATGTATTAAAAACTGTTGGTTATGAAAATACGTTGCTTGTAGTTTCGGCAATGGGTAAAACTACTAACGGGATGGAAAATGTTATTAAGAATTATTTTAGTGATAAAGCCAAATTAAGTGATTCTATAAAAGAAATGGAAGATTATCACAATAATATTCTAAATGATCTTTTTGAAAATAAACAGCACCCCATATTTAATAAAATAAAAATTTTTTTTGATGAACTCAAAGGATTTTTTGACAGAAACAAATCGCCAAAATATAATTTTGTTTATGATCAGATAGTAAGCTACGGAGAACTTATTTCTACAACCATTATCAGTGCCTATTTAAATGAAGTCGGTTTAAAAAATGAATGGCTTGATGTGAGGAAATTTATAAAAACCGATCATAAATACAGGGATGCCAACGTAAACTGGGAGTTAACCCAGCAAAAAATTTCAAGCGAAGTAAACAGAGAAAGTCTAAATATAACCCAGGGATTTTTGGGCAGTGATGAAAATAATTTCACTACCACGTTAGGGCGGGAAGGATCCGATTATACAGCGGCTATTTTTGCTTACTGCCTTAATGCCCAATCCGTAACAATATGGAAAGATGTTCCGGGGGTTTTAAATGCCGATCCCAGGTATTTTGAAGAAACCAGTTTGTTAAACCAGATTTCTTACAGAGAAGCCATCGAGCTTGCATTTTATGGAGCTTCTGTTATTCATCCCAAAACTTTACAGCCTTTGCAAAGAAAAGAAATACCACTGCATGTGAAATCGTTTATAAATCCCGAAGCTGCCGGAACCATAGTAAAAAAAGGAGAAGGGATACAACCCAATGTACCTTGTTATATTGTAAAAAAGGACCAGGTACTTATCCAGTTGTCTTCTCTTGATTTTTCGTTTATAGTAGAAGAAAATATAAGCGAAATTTTTAAACTGTTGCATGATTACCGCATGAAAGTTGACCTTATTCAAAATTCAGCTATCAGTTTTTCTGTATGTGTTGATAATAAGTTTAACAACCTGGATACTTTATTAAATGTGTTAAAATCTAAATTTAAAGTAACTCATTATGAAGGGGTATCTTTATACACTGTTCGTCATTTTAATGAAAAAGCGGTAGAATTTATTCAAAATGGTCACGAGGTGTTGTTAGAGCAACGAACTAAAGAAACATTACAATTAGTCGTTAAGTAA
- a CDS encoding DUF6428 family protein — protein sequence MTTAEFLNLLKEQQDKSLLFEYSNNHLVGANYHITEVKNTTYDTVDCGGGTNFWKETIVQLWESPTEIGKRDYMTVYKALSILKKVNRIKPMDESTEIKFEYGNKKFHTSQLFVNDYEISEKKLIIKLAVEKTDCKAKEICCAPENDNPEVKVCCEENSGCC from the coding sequence ATGACAACCGCTGAATTCTTAAACCTTTTAAAAGAACAACAAGACAAATCTTTATTATTTGAATACTCTAATAATCATCTTGTGGGTGCTAATTATCATATTACGGAAGTTAAAAACACCACCTATGACACTGTCGATTGTGGTGGTGGAACCAACTTCTGGAAAGAAACCATTGTGCAACTTTGGGAAAGTCCGACCGAAATAGGCAAGAGGGATTACATGACTGTATATAAAGCCCTGTCCATATTAAAAAAAGTTAACCGTATAAAGCCTATGGATGAATCAACCGAAATTAAATTTGAATATGGAAATAAGAAATTTCATACATCGCAACTTTTTGTTAACGATTATGAAATATCTGAAAAGAAACTGATTATTAAATTAGCAGTAGAAAAAACCGATTGTAAAGCTAAGGAAATCTGTTGTGCTCCTGAAAATGACAACCCGGAAGTAAAAGTTTGCTGTGAAGAGAATTCCGGCTGTTGCTAA